In Bacteroidota bacterium, the following proteins share a genomic window:
- a CDS encoding class I SAM-dependent methyltransferase, with protein sequence MFAQIEPSIISRMEYLEAIDKKDRVDGTAQARRLRQIPPETGKFIATLAAKCSRDGEFIEIGTSAGYSTLWLSLAAKEIGVRIKTFEILPEKVKLAKETFRMTGSEKYVELIEGDFLSHCDAIKKISFCFLDAEKEVYLECFKAVAPKLMENGLLVADNAISHRDGVKPMMDAATADKRFDCLTVPIGTGEFICRRISRT encoded by the coding sequence ATGTTTGCACAGATTGAACCATCGATCATTTCGCGGATGGAATATCTTGAAGCGATCGATAAAAAGGACAGGGTTGACGGGACGGCACAGGCGAGGCGGCTCCGGCAAATTCCGCCGGAGACGGGAAAATTCATCGCTACCCTGGCGGCAAAGTGCTCGCGCGACGGAGAGTTCATAGAGATCGGCACCAGCGCGGGGTATTCAACGCTCTGGCTTTCGCTGGCCGCAAAAGAGATCGGCGTGAGAATAAAAACGTTCGAGATCCTCCCCGAAAAAGTAAAGCTTGCGAAAGAGACATTCAGGATGACGGGATCCGAGAAATACGTCGAGTTGATCGAAGGCGACTTTCTTTCGCACTGCGATGCAATAAAGAAAATTTCCTTTTGTTTCCTGGACGCCGAGAAAGAAGTGTACCTGGAATGCTTCAAGGCAGTCGCACCGAAGCTGATGGAGAACGGACTGCTGGTCGCCGACAATGCGATCAGTCATCGTGACGGGGTCAAACCGATGATGGATGCTGCGACAGCTGATAAGAGGTTCGATTGTTTGACAGTGCCGATCGGCACGGGGGAATTCATTTGCCGCCGGATATCGAGAACATAA
- the paaB gene encoding 1,2-phenylacetyl-CoA epoxidase subunit PaaB, with the protein MAENTQQSDTEGQLWEVFLQSETGAPHEHAGSVHAADAELALQNARDVYARRGSVVSIWVVPSQAITATSPSDIHPFFDPADDKVYRHPQFYKIPKAVKGF; encoded by the coding sequence ATGGCTGAAAACACACAACAGAGCGATACTGAAGGCCAATTGTGGGAAGTCTTTCTCCAGAGCGAGACCGGCGCCCCGCATGAACATGCCGGAAGCGTCCACGCCGCGGACGCCGAGCTGGCCCTCCAGAATGCACGCGATGTCTACGCGCGCCGCGGAAGCGTCGTGAGCATCTGGGTGGTCCCGTCCCAAGCGATCACGGCGACGAGTCCGTCCGATATCCATCCGTTCTTCGACCCGGCCGACGATAAGGTCTACCGGCATCCTCAGTTCTATAAAATTCCGAAAGCGGTCAAAGGATTCTGA